The following DNA comes from Populus trichocarpa isolate Nisqually-1 chromosome 19, P.trichocarpa_v4.1, whole genome shotgun sequence.
TACACAACTTGTTCTGTAAAATAGGGtttcaaaaaaactaaattatttaagTGCAATAGGGATGCATCATTTGGAATTTGAAAGTGGTAGGAATTTCCCTATACCAGATATCTTAATCCTATGTTCCTAGCAAGCTGGACTCACCTTTGATAAGAATCTACTGCCGAATTGtctaattaaaatgtttttaaacatGGTTTGAACTTCTCCAAGTAACTGTAGTGCAGACACTTCTTCTGGAGCATACCTTAGTGGGGGGCAACTTTTTTAAGTCAAAAATACCTCAGAAAGGTCAACATGTGAATATATAAAAGACATGGATGTGATGTTAAATTAGACAATAGCCCTTTATTTCACAGAATCACAGCTTCTTTGAAGCATCTCTGTAAACATCAAAGATCATTGGGATGCTTCAAAGGGACTAGCAAGTTCATAAATAGCATGGATCAAGGTGGTTCAgatttatgtaaaaatatgGCATGCCTGCTGGAGCGAAATAATCATAACTTTGCTGAGAAGTAAAAACTTACTAATGACATGATCAAAGATTTCAGTATACAGATAAAGTGGACGATAGCCTGAGTAGCCAAGGATTACATATTGGAAGACACTGCAACTCTTTTTGGATAGTTGTTGGCTGTAGGGCCCCAGAGCTTTTGTCTGAGCTGTTAAGAGGTTGAAACATGCTTTTCAATGACTACAGACATTGATGACATCTGTATCTACTCCAATGAAAAAGAGAGGTTACCATGGGGAACAAAAGGTATAATTTAATCGCCATGATTGCTTCGACTTGGTATTCATCGACGATTTTTTTACCTTCTCCATGTAATTTGCtgttaacattttaaaaaacaagatttcgACCTCATCTCTAGCTGGTATGTTGTCACTGTAACTTCACAAGCAAGGGTAAAGTGAAACCAGAAACTAGgggaagaaaggaaaggaaaggagaagAGGGAGATTCTATGCTCGTTAGAATCACAAGTTCTGCAGGGTGATTATTATAGTGGTGGAAGATCCCATAAAGCTTCAATAGGATCATGGATAGTTTCCATGTACTCTTGCACCCCATTCATTGCATATAGAGATGCTGATATCTGTCTCTCCACCTTCATCTTATCAAATTCTGAGAATTCCAAGTCACTTGTCCCGGGTGATACCACACTTTTTGGAAAATCCAACACTTCCTGGGAAAATGCAAACCCATCGAACACAGGTCCAAAACCCCATGAAAGATCAGACTGAGAAGTAACCCACTTGAATTCCTCAATCAAATTGCTCAAATCTGGTTTATATGCATCATCAAACAGGATATCGGTTTCATGAACCGAGCTGGAATTGGAGTAACTATCAGTACTCATGCCACAACTACTAATGctgctgcagctgctgcagCAGCTAGTAGTGATAGCGCTTGTGGTAATGATGGTACTAGTTGGTGGGGTAGAGACTTCAGCAGTTTCTTCTTCACTCTGCTGCTGTTTGTCTCTCCTTTTGTTGTTGAGGAGGTTTCGAATCCGGGAAGCAAGAGGAGAATCCAAGGATACACGAGTAATGAAGTTGGTTCGAGTGTTTGATCCACGAAGCAGGCAAGCAGCTTCATCGTAAGCTCGAGCAGCTTCTTCAGCTGTCTCAAAGGTTCCTAGCCACATCCTTATATTTTGTGTTGTATATTTGATCTCAGCTACCCATCTACCAGAAGGTCTTTGCCTAACACCAACGAACTTATTACTGCTGCTAGGCCTACTTATCCCCTTAAACTTGCTTGTTTTGCTAACTGGCATGCTTGCTTTTCTACGCTTCTTTTCTTGCTGGAAATGAATTTCCATTGGGAAACTGCACAAGAAAGAAGATTGGACTAAGACGTTGGATTGGAGAGAAATGTTGATTTGAGCTGAAGAAGAGAGAGTTGTTCTACTTGTCCAAAGGAGGTGGAGAGCCCTGTCTGCATGTCCCTGTCTTGTTCTCAGTGGAGCTACTTATACGATTGAAGCTTGAAAAGATGCCATGGATTATTTACGAGCAAGATGGTGCCCTTTTCAAGGTCTTTAGAgctgtttttaatatattatctcaAGGTTTTGTGCTATGGTTTGAGGGTTTAGTCCTTTGTCTGCTATCTCCATGACCTGGTCAAAGTGCAAGGAGGGGGTCATGCAGTCTAGAATAGCGCCACTTGGAGGCACCAGAATGGTCCTCTAGATGAGCCTGTAAACTAATGCTTAAATCATGGCTTGAGAAGAGGGGCATAAACCTAGTCATGCTCTCGGCAGCCATTGAATATGCTTATCGTGCACGCTGCTTTGGTTCTAGCCTACTTTCCCTTGCATCAcagaaattgttttaaaatagcaaagctaattaaaaatattaaatgaatagcacaattaaataaagaattggCTGAATTAAATCTTTGGGAGGCAATAGGGTCCAttctggttaattttttttttttatattgtttgatttattttatcgaAATCTTTCCAATATCACTAGTGTTGTCATAATCTGAAATTTAATGTGAttctagaattatttttttctttctctctcctcttctaCTCTCCttgcatcatatttttttttaatatcaaagtgaattaaaaatatttacataatatcacaattaaataaataattggctAAATTAAATCTTGAAGAGGTAAGTACGGTCTACTTTGATCACTGTTAATAACTTTTCTCGACATTATTAGATTTatctcttcaagattttttcgaAAGCACTAGTATTGTTgtaatcataaattttatatgttttcgatatttttttctctcttttctctcctgtttttttctctcaaggaaatcattatatattataatgttttgtaattatgtaCAAACTGTattgttttatcaaattttttttaattatattaattgactaatatttttttaaaactatgctaaaagtcaaaaatagacaaaaacacAATCCTTTACATTATAAAATTCATAGAttcttagttgtttttttaacaatttatgatCATGAACATATTCTATTCATTATTATAGGTTAAGACTCGACAATTTAGTATTGATGATTATCTAAGGATGATGTATACACTGATCATCTTCTCAAAAAAGGTTTAATCTTGCAgtgatcaagaaaaaagaaaaccacagATAATGATCGTCATCATGATATATATGTTGCCACTTTTCTATAGAAATTTATTTATGCTGTTGGCTCCCTCGTAGATAACACTGTCGTCGTGCATGCAAAGATCAGCACTTGTATGCTAAAATGTCGACTGTCGACTGATCAGCACTCTTGGGAAGTTGGGGCTGCTGCTTTTGCTTGGCAAAATCCTATGAATGATGCCAAGAATCCAGCTCATCCTTCTCTACCACTCCACCTTCACAATACaacaaatatactaaaagaaaTGGGAGATTTCATGTGACCACATACACATTTCAGGAGTGACGTATATAATCttggcaagaaaaaataatcgcTTTTGATTCAAGGCTGTTTTTATCTTTCTACGTAGTTTATTTGTCGTTACTAATTTGTTTGGAGGTGTTTTTGTCAATTCGTTTTTTAATACAcagtaaaataatcaaaatactcctaaaaaaaaactaatattgctAGACAAtagtgttttggtatttttactttttaattgtaCAATACAATTACATAATTGTTCTTGGGGTAAAAAAAAGAGGCCGTGTAAATAGGGGTATTGACGTCTTTTccttaagggtttttttttttgtaattactcGGGTTGGTCAAGGGTGATGAAgtaatttaacatttaattaatattttatattcaaaaagtTGTTGTCGCGTGCTGTACATGCGCCAATGCGTGAGAAGCGCCACACATTTTAATTAAGCAGTGCAAAAGACGCCTCCCGGTGGTGGAAAATTATTTTCCTCCGTCTCATTTTGTGCTCCATCGTGTACTCTTCCTTTATGGCCACCGCGTGTCATCTAAAGGTGGCCGATTTATCATTGGTAaccccttttcttttgttttaccCTTTATTTATCTCTCTTGCATGGAGAGATGCACTATAGTCcctatttttattgtctttttagattcagtccttttagttttgattgtttatttttgccctttttccttttgttaaagttttatgattttcaatttaatcattcaattctaatttctatatataatatttttcggtttggtccttctacttttgatttcttattctgttctttttcccttttgtcaaaatttttatgctttcaattttatccttcaagtcaattttatgatttttatttttttataataataaaaatttcaattcggtcattcttcttttgatttcttggttttttttttcttgatctttttgtcacaatttttatgattttcaattttatccttcaaatcaaatttattatatttttttcccaacaagaataataatcatagtttttaaacccgggtaaaaaaaaaacgatggcTACTGAAAGGGCCACTGTTACTCCACCTATGATAATCAAGTTgattaaatcaacaaaacatCACATGTCATTAATGGACTATAATAACCATCTCTTCTTTTCCAATACCAGACATAAAACCTCCCCCGTCTCCAACgagacaaaacaaaacaacatctTAAAAAAGCAATGTACAGATCCTCTTGAAGACATGAACCTCAGTATCAAGAATTAGTTTCTGTTtctaaaatcaattgattttacaATGAATCTTATGGAGTCATCTCCATGAAGAATAGTATCTTGATAAACCTTGCGTGTGTACTTACGTATTCCCTGCATTGAATTGCAAAATTCTAAGAGATTGCAATGTGTAAACGTTGCTTTGGAGTATCGTAAAACTGTCGAAAGAGAAAACTCTCAGAGAATTAATGAGTGAtaaactgaaaaagaattaattggAAAACTAAACCaagaagaaacagagaaaaatcaatttaaaaaatttaattttattttggtttggttctAGTTTGAGAAGGTTGAAACTGACTTAACATTAAACCAAACCAATTAAGTTTGAACTCAAATATTATTCTCTTGTGCTCGtaacaaagaaactaaaaaaaaaacagcatcaTAATACATCCttgggggaaaaaaaaatcaaatctcatCCCTCACTCctaaaacaatacaaaacatttatgtaaaccccgggaaaaataataaataaataaaagtgaagaaattcatgcatatggttaaataaaaacagaaatttagaaatttttgaatataaattaatttccgggcgaaataattcgagacattataataaacccagtactgttgagggttggatttaattgaagagaaaaatacacttaaaggaaaaagggggtctaaatgcaaataagggaaaatatagagtataaatactctcacCTCACCAAAAAAATCTGTAGGAACCATAAGGAGAGAAGATAGGGAGTTTTATACCCATTAttgagaaatcaagagagaaacactaaaatttcaagaacccatccaagattaagagtttatagatgggataaacacttgagagcaaaggattaccaagaaattgaacaagaagaaaagaaaggagggagttgaaattCTTCAAccggttgaagatcaaaatctcaatttgtaccgggtaaggtattctaaacatgatcttaaaaaaatcatttttaaattcgataaaga
Coding sequences within:
- the LOC7469885 gene encoding ethylene-responsive transcription factor ERN1, which produces MEIHFQQEKKRRKASMPVSKTSKFKGISRPSSSNKFVGVRQRPSGRWVAEIKYTTQNIRMWLGTFETAEEAARAYDEAACLLRGSNTRTNFITRVSLDSPLASRIRNLLNNKRRDKQQQSEEETAEVSTPPTSTIITTSAITTSCCSSCSSISSCGMSTDSYSNSSSVHETDILFDDAYKPDLSNLIEEFKWVTSQSDLSWGFGPVFDGFAFSQEVLDFPKSVVSPGTSDLEFSEFDKMKVERQISASLYAMNGVQEYMETIHDPIEALWDLPPL